The following nucleotide sequence is from Apium graveolens cultivar Ventura chromosome 4, ASM990537v1, whole genome shotgun sequence.
AATATCCAAAGTCATTGGGAGAATGCTTTAGATTAAGGAAATAGCCCAGCTGCCTCGCTGTGAGAGGAGGAAACCCACATTTACTGTACATGATGTATAAGGCGAGGGCGGCCCGGTATCCATTCGGGTTGATCTACAAAGGCGCGAGCTGGTAGTACTCGCAGACATCCTTGATGAAGGGATGAAGAGGGGAAGAGATACCTAGCCTCAGAAGGAAGGTAGACAAGACCATGCGAGATACCCTGCCTCCATTCTCTAGATAATTAAATCGGTAACATCTCATATGAGGCAGGGGCAGGACAACATGGCCCTCGAGCTGGAATTGCTCAATGTGCACATCCAGATGTTTTTGAGTCAGCGAGGTGGGAAGGTCGCGGCAGGCGAGCACCTTAACCTCCTCGTTTACAGTTGAGCTCTCCTCCCCATCAGGAATGATCTGCCTCTTGAAAACAATTTCACCCTCCAGCTCGGGCTGGGCAGGAGGCACGTAAGGTTCAGGAGAGGCCACAGGGATGTAGTTGTAGTTGCAAATCTTGTACTGACTTGTAACATCTGCCACCTCCTCGCTCTGAGGAGAGTCATAGGACCAGTGCGAGCCGTCCTCTTCACCCTCGAGCCCCAAGATGGGGTATTCAGCAGCTACGGGCTCCTTTCCTTTCTTCTTGGTGTCATAGTATGCACTCCCCAGATCGCTGTCAGTAGACTCGGAGTCAAGGTGAATGGGGTCGAGGTTGTTAGCTGCTGCTTGCCTCAAACGGGCTGCCCTCTCTTCGGCCATTTCTCTTAAAATCTCCTCGGCTCGTTCTTTGTCCAAAGGAACGGGCTCGCGGTTGAGAATTTCCTCCACCCCGAGGGAGGCTGGTATTTTGGAGAGGTCCACGGGCCTGCTTCTCCAATCATAAATATTCTTTTCCCGGGTGTAATCTTCAGGATTAGGGTCGAGGTGAATATCAAGCGAGTCGGATCCTGCTGCTCGCATCAAGTTCTCAACTCTGGCAATGCTCAAAGCCCCTTGAGGGGTGATAGCTGAGCTAGGAGAGATGGGTTGGCTAAGACGACCAGAAAGAGAAGTCAGCTCGCGTTGGAAGTCCTTTGAGCCTCGCTGCTCCGGAGGATATTGGTTTAATGGAGATGGAGTGGTTGAGGAATGAGATGGGCTGGCAGAGGTGTGAGCCGGGCTCGAGGAGGAGCGAGACGATCCGTAGGAACGGGCTGAAGACGactcgacatctgtaaaagatggtgaaaattagtgtgtggccctaaaaagaaaacaaaaacaagTACGGGGTCGCACTTAAGTGTCCTCACATCTCACACGGGATCGCACCTAAGTATCTAAACGAGCGAAAGGGCTCGCATCGCGTGTAGTGGTTGTGTGTGAACTCACATCGAACAGGTGGTGTGTGCTCGCATGGTGTACATGTATAAGCATGAATAAAATATGGGCTCGAATCGAAGAGTACCTGTGGGAGAGGTGTATGAAGATCCTGATGAATCTGGTCCCGGAGAATATCGCTgccggtagacggttcttgtggagatgataatcttcgccgtggtagatccttgagcaaattGAGCAGCAATTCAGAAAGTGTTTTtggaaatgtgagaaatgaattcaaatctcacatatttataggggataggagaGAGAAAGGGGAGGTGACACGTGTCACCATCTCAGATGACGACACGGATCCCCACGCCAGCTGTCCAACGGCTgtcaaaatgaatattaaatagGTGTGCGAGGCAAGGTACGCGAGGTGATTTGGTGCGGCCTGGTGGGCTCACGCCTACGAGGCCATGAAAAGCTGCTGTTGGAAAATTCCTAGCCTCAAGATGCAACCAGgaattttggggggtagttgttatgcccgctttcggtcatgggccctaaacaggtccttTTAGGTGCATTGAATGGCTGGACTATCATGTGTGGGCTAGAATCATGGACCAATGCGAGCTGGGCTCgtgacatgcgagctgggctcgtgATATGCGAGCTGGGCTCGTGATATGCGAGCTGGGTCACGCCCGTAAGGTAGGCTCATACCTGCCGattgggctctcatatgcgaaGTGGGCTCAAGTGACTTCATGTGAAGAGGGCTCAAGTGACAGTACTCGAGCTGGGCTCGgttgcccacacgcgggctgggcCTATGAGCTCACATCTAATGGAGTTAAAGATAATattgtatttattaattaaaaatgaaggcggtgcgggccgaggccgccaggccggcccgcattagaggactttgtgcttgatatggaaagtaactcatagatgattgagttgctcgtagatttcggggccgacgcgggttgttcctacaatcacgggaaggattgcggagatgccgcgagattgtaggaagcgtgtggagccggttgagatttacgtgactaaattggctgaaggcctgactctatcatgggcttgggctgcacgggctgaagagtcctaaccctagcctatgtgacttgttccccaaaaactacgtgaggcttgatccctgtaaatagggtacgtaggcacttgtatgagacatgagtcgacacttgatagagaataatAAACCCTATTCTCTCTTGAGGAGtcacatacaagctcagccaccatcatacataaccttcctccgccctcaaacatCGCCGTTGATCCTTGTTTCGCCCATTAACCTCCATAacactgttatacgaaattctccctataacacgTTCCATGTAGAGACTCACGATCCCCACTGCATAAATGTCGGGACGTGTATGTACTAAATATCTCAGTCCTCCCACGATTGATTTGAATTCAGTTGGGTTGACTACCTTGCCCTTTTTATCCTTCACTAACTGCAATTTTGGTTCCATAGgatactttgaagaattgcaaccCAACATTCCAGATTTCTCAAGTAATTTCCGCGCATAGGCAGATTGTCTGAGCTCGATACGACCCTCCTTTTGATCCACCTCGATGCCTATATAGTATGCCAATTTGCCGAGATCGCTCATGTCAAATTCCTCTCCCATCTGCCTTTTGAATTTATTAATCATTGATACGCTTGTGCCTGTGACAAGAAGGTCGTCAACATAAATACCAATAATCAACGCTTCTTCTCTTTCCCTCTTCATGTATACAGCATGTTCATAAGGACACTTGGTGAATCCAATCCTTTCAATATATTTGCTTTGACGAGCATACTAAGCCCGGGGTGTCTGTCGTAATCCATATAACACTTTGACCAACTTGTAGACTAGCCCTTCTTTATTTGGTTCAATAAAGCCTTCAGGCTGGGTCACATAAACAGTTTCTTCTAAATCTCCGTTAAGAAAGACCGATTTTACATCTAAGTGATGTACTCCCCACTTCTTTTTTGCTGCAAGCGCCAATAGTAAATGCACCGTTTTGAGACGTGTCACAGGTGCAAATACCTCTTCAAAATCAATCCCTTGCTTCTGTATGTATCCCTTGGCGACTAACCCCGCTTTGTGTTTGATCACCTCTCCAGTTGCATCTCGTTTTAGTTTATACACCCATTTCAGACCCACTGCCTTGTGTCCCTTCGGGAGTTCCACCAAAGTCCATGTGTTGTTTCTCTCAATCACACTAATCTCGTTCTTCATTGCTTGTTCCCAGGCTGGGTCTTTAACAGCTTCACTGTAATTCATGGGTTCATCAACTCCTAACATAAACAATTCATTttcagcttcgacttcttctGTCTCGTCATAAATTTCACTTAGTAAACGAAATTTGGTTGGAACACTGCTACTACCACTCGATGAGCTGCTACTTTATTTAGTACTGGAACTTTCAGAAAGATTATTGTCACCGTGAGACAGAGTACTACCACCACTCATTGACACCTGGTATGGACTGTTTTCCCCATTTCCTGACACTTCCTCGCTAGTTTCAGTGTTAATCTCACTAGCGGATCCCTCCCCGCAACCAGATTGATGAGTTCCCAGTACCACAAACGAGCCATGAATCTGAGAGTCTTCTCTTTGTCCTTGTTTATCCCACAACCAAGCTCGCTTTTCTTCAAAAATGACATCTCGACTTACATGTATCTGTCCAGGTATAGGATCGTAAAGTCGGTACGCTTTAGTTCCAGGCTCTTTACCGATATGTACAACCAATTTACTACGATCACTAAGCTTCGTCGTATGGACGCTCGGTAACTTCATGTGAGTCACGCATCCGAACACTCTAATGTGATTTACATCCGGTTATAATTCCTTTCCAAGCTTCATAAGGTGTTTTGTCAGATAATGCCCTAGTAGGCAgtttatttaacaaataaatagAGTGACGTACAGCTTCTCCCCAGAACAAGGCAGGCATGTGCATCTCTTTTAACAGACTCCGAGCCATTGCAACCACAGTTCGATTTCGTCTCTCTACGACCCCATTTTGTTGCGGGGTGTAGGGTGCTGTGAAATGTCGACTTGTACCGGCACTTTCACAATAGACTGTAAAATCTTTAGAAGTAAATTCTCCCCCTCTATCTGTTCGAAACACTTTAATCTCCTTACCTGAGTCTTTCTCAACCTTAACTCTGAACCTTTGGAAAGCTTCCAACGCCTCGCTTTTGCTTTTCAGCAGGAAAACCCACATCATACGACTAAAATCGTCAACAAGTAAAAAGAAATATTGGTTACCTGCTGTTGTCCTTGGTGTTATGGGTCCACAAAGATCCCCATGAATTAATTCCAGAGGTTGTTTGGCATGAAACTCCGTCTGGCGAGGAAAAGGTTGTCTGGCTTGTTTTGACAGTAAGCACCCATCACAAACTTCCTTTGGTAAGACGAACTCAGGAAGGCCATATACCATTTTACTAGTTGACATCATCTTCATGGCTCCAAAGTTAACATGGCCGAGTCGTGCGTGCCACAACCATGTCGACTCATCTGTCTTTGTCAACAAACAGATAGGCCTGACTGTCTCGAGAATAATTTTATATAGTTTATTCGATGAGCGCTGCACTTTCATAATTAATCTGTCACGTTCATCATGTATCCATAAAAACGTACCTTTAAGAACAACCTTTTTCCCGTTCTCTGACAACTGACCAAGTGATATGATGTTGTTATATAGGCTTGGTATATAATAGACGTCGTGAAAGATTAGCTCCTCTCCGTTTTTGCATTTGAATCCAACTGACCCCCTTCTTTGTATTTCAACACTGCATCTGTCGTCAAATCTCACCTGACCCATTACTCATTCATCCAGACTCTTAAATTTTGATATACATCCTGTCATATGATTAGAGGCTCCGTTGTCTAGATACCAAATATTAGATTCTCCAAGTTTCTCAACAGTTGCACTCAGCCTTGGTCGTACAGTTTGTTCATTAAGCATCAATTATTTCTTTGTTTCTTTCATGTGTTCAACCATCAACAAGGCTGGCTCATCGTCATCATGAATGCGTGTCAGATTAACTTCCATTTTCTGAACCTTGTCTTTACCTCGACGAGGCTTACGATACTCCGTCGCATAATGTCCGTATAGATGGCAGTTAAAGCACTTAACCTTACTTATGTCACCTCTAATCGTTCGTCCTGCCTCTCCCCCATAATTACTAATGTTTCCTTGGTACCTGACCCAGATTGCGTCTCTGCCTTGTTTGATCTCTTCAAGCATTCCTCTCTTGTGAGCAATAGTTTGCCCTTAGTGTTTTCACGTGCTCTCCATTCCTCTTCAGTCAAGAGGAATTGCAACCCACTGCTTTCATTCTTCCCACGAAGTCGTTCTTCGTGTGCTTTCAGCGAGCCAACCGCTTCTTCAATGGTCATCGTCTCCAGGTTACCGAACTGCTCTATAGTCGAAGTGATCTGCAAGAACTTCTCAGGAACAGCACAGAGTAGCTTCTTGACCACATAAGCCTCGTCTACAGATTCCCCCAAGGCTCGTATATTGGTCACTATACCATTGAGTTTCACACAGAAGTCATCTATCAGCTCCGTGTCCTTCATGTTTAAGAACTCAAATTCAGTTTTTAACGTTTGGATTCTTGCCCTTTTAACTCGATCAGCTCTCTGGCACATAGTTTTCACAGCCTGCCATCCCTCCTTTGATATCTTCTTATCAGCGATCGACAACAAGATTTCTTCTGGAATTCCATGGTAAATTGCTGCTAGAGCCATTTTATCCATCTTTTCATCAACTTTTACCTTCTCATTCTTTAGCTCAACCGCCTCCCAGATGCCATGCGCCTCCATATAAACTTTCATTTTAAGAGACCATGCAGTGTAATTGGTTTTCGTTAACATTGGGTAGTTTAATCCAACTGAACCGTCTTTGCCTTTTATTGTCTCCATGTCTGTTGATTTGGGCATGTATTTTGGCATACAAACGAgcaaagctctgataccagatgaTGGATATGAACCagatatacacacacatataatAGAGAGAACAAGAAAAATGCAAGTTGCTGATATTACTTCTTAAAGATAAAACAGTACAATAAGGAAACTAAATAACGAAATACAACGTTCTCTAATAACACTCCTGCAAAATCTCCATGAGTCCTACACATACGCAACTCTCCTCTAAAAACTGAAACAAACTATGACTTATTCTTGCTGCTACAAACCAGGACAACAgctattttatttaaaatatactAAACTTAGATTATAAACCCAACATCAGTACTCTAGTCAGCTATCCAGCTATCAGTTCACTCCAGCCGGCACTTCACTTCATGACCTGTCAGCTTAACAACTACTTTTGGATAGTCCTAATCCAGACACAAATAAAATTCTTGAAAATCCGGAACAAAATCTTGAAATCATTCATGGAGATAATTAGTTTAAGTTTCAAAGTGTTGAGAAAAAAGGAGATTCCGATAGTGATAAGGCTGACAAAGCTCCTAAAACCCCCCGAAGGGGATTCTAATTTACAAGAGCAAGACGAAGATTATTGGTTTCGAATGTACATGAAAGCCCGAGCATGCAAAGACATAGTTGTTGCCCTGGAAAAATTTGTTGAAGATGCTGAGAAGAATGGGACGTGGGTACATAATGAGTTATGTTTAGATGCGGGAATTAGCTCTGGGAAAATGTATGGAAGCTCATTTTGATTATTATGAGCCTGATTTTCATAAGCCACCTGTCATTACAGATTTGGACAACAAGAAAGATCCGGATAATGTTCAGAAATAAAGTTTGATATTCAATCAGTAATGTAAATTTAGGGGGTGTATTcattttagattttaaaaaaatgataataATTCATCGATTTTGGAAgatttttgttgattttaattattagtgTATTTTGAAGGAATTGATGGAAAGATTTTGCAGAGTCTTGTTGATTTTGTGAAATTTTCAACAAATCCTTTAAAATCTCATGTATTTTAAAGAGAtttcaaaagattaaaaatgAACTAGCAAATCCATTAAAATTCAcaacttttttaaataaaaaaatccatggatttttgaataccatcagattttgatggacttttaaaatccaaattgaataccgcCAGATTTCAGTAGACaatttaaaatctaaattgaatacattcagattttaaaagactttttctaatttatattgaataccatcagattttaaatgattttttaaaatccaGATTGAATAACTCTTGATTTCAAGAATCCaaaaaaatcctttaaaatatTGATCGAATATACCCCTCTTAAATAAGTAAATTGCATTGTGCATCCCTTTATTTTGGATCTTTGACACTTTGATATTACTTGTTTTAATAATTTCATTTTACATTTTACACCCTTCCGTTAGTTTATGCCGTCACACTTTAATAGAACAAGGGTAAAGAAGTATTTTGTCTATGTTTAATTGTATTTTGATCATTAAGGTTCAACACATCTTTCATCTAAATTTCAGAACAATTTTTGTATATTTCTGACCTTCGATTATAAAAATTATACTTTTTAACCCTTTTATTAAAAGTGAACCTTTCATTTAATTTTTTTACCCTCtaaacaatatttttttaaaaattttaaaaatgaaaattcTAGATAATTAATCCATTTTCCGAAATGATATGGTTCATCAAAATGGAATTATAACGAATTAGGAATTAGATAAAACTAGCTTacaacccgtgcgatgcacggatcgcacaaattttttttaatataatataattttttaaaaagatTTTGAATTGAATTCTtgattttgttcatttaaaactttgaatgatatgacttcataataattatattagtagatGTATATGTtcaacatttaaacttatttaaagtgatagcattGGTAAGGGCGAAAATGTTAAtataacgaaattattattttattcagggtaaaaatataatgtctccattatattggaaccttaaaaaatattattttagcatggtgattacttaattgattaactataattctataaaagatatttgaaaaagataatattactaattgaacgatatagttttattgataattttatttgtgtttttttaaaaaaacaatatttacgttttaattaaaatttgatttttttagttcacatcaataggatacgaattatacttaatctagtattaatttaatttatctcggatcagtggtttacattattttatttttgcCCGATGCATACACataccaaatcaaactaat
It contains:
- the LOC141719880 gene encoding uncharacterized protein LOC141719880 — its product is METIKGKDGSVGLNYPMLTKTNYTAWSLKMKVYMEAHGIWEAVELKNEKVKVDEKMDKMALAAIYHGIPEEILLSIADKKISKEGWQAVKTMCQRADRVKRARIQTLKTEFEFLNMKDTELIDDFCVKLNGIVTNIRALGESVDEAYVVKKLLCAVPEKFLQITSTIEQFGNLETMTIEEAVGSLKAHEERLRGKNESSGLQFLLTEEEWRARENTKGKLLLTREECLKRSNKAETQSGSGTKETLVIMGERQDERLEVT